A genome region from Salvia miltiorrhiza cultivar Shanhuang (shh) unplaced genomic scaffold, IMPLAD_Smil_shh original_scaffold_471, whole genome shotgun sequence includes the following:
- the LOC131004951 gene encoding uncharacterized protein LOC131004951, with amino-acid sequence MGVCGSKPKGCVGMKGKLNLQKKRKKQRTGRVKKAHSANNRHRVEPSNQKDVSFTNPAFQGSSEAWFDPDGLIDSDGEDEFYSVQDDVSQTGSLSNVVTPRFSNQVMQGNAIDSQLSSDDPQNADESGRRSEEGVMHSCGFISNALLPCLACDESFDGRKKLDEPVEGKKKLASAAGSSTKKKMSFTQSFKWREGHENAVLSLGKPVIQRPIAGSQIICSPLEKKMSESWSRIEPNTFRVRGRNYMRDKKKEPAANYAAYVPFGVDVFLSPRKIDHVARFVELPAVDSHGEIPTILVVNLQIPLYPATLFQNEYDGAGMNFVIYCKLSENYSQDLPLHFRENIKKIIANETEKIKGFAIDTNAPFRERLKILGRVMNVDDLQLSSAERKLMHAYNEKPVLSRPQHEFYLGENYLEIDLDIHRFSYIARKGFETFQDRLKHCVFDFGLTVQGNKPEDLPECMLCCLRLKEIDYSNYCQLSF; translated from the exons ATGGGCGTTTGTGGGTCGAAGCCGAAAGGGTGTGTGGGGATGAAGGGGAAGTTGAATTTGCAGAAGAAGCGCAAGAAGCAGAGAACGGGAAGAGTTAAGAAGGCGCATTCTGCGAATAATCGACATCGCGTCGAACCCTCAAATCAGAAGGATGTTTCCTTCACCAATCCTGCATTTCAAG GAAGCAGTGAGGCATGGTTCGATCCTGATGGATTGATTGATTCAGATGGAGAAGATGAATTTTATAGTGTTCAAGACG ATGTATCTCAAACTGGATCCTTATCAAATGTGGTTACTCCGAGGTTTTCCAACCAAGTGATGCAGGGCAACGCCATTGATTCGCAGCTGAGCTCCGATGATCCTCAAAATGCGGATGAGAGTGGCAGGAGGAGCGAGGAGGGAGTGATGCATAGCTGTGGGTTCATATCGAACGCCTTGCTCCCTTGCCTCGCCTGTGATGAGTCCTTTGACGGGAGGAAGAAATTAGATGAGCCCGTGGAAGGGAAGAAGAAATTGGCAAGTGCGGCAGGCTCGAGCACGAAGAAAAAGATGTCTTTCACTCAGTCTTTTAAATGGAGAGAAGGACACGAAAATGCAGTCTTAT CGCTGGGAAAGCCCGTTATACAAAGACCAATAGCCGGCTCACAGATTATTTGTTCGCCATTAGAGAAGAAGATGTCAGAATCTTGGTCAAGGATCGAGCCAAATACCTTTAGAGTCCGTGGACGAAACTACATGAG GGACAAAAAGAAAGAACCTGCTGCAAATTATGCTGCATATGTTCCTTTTGGAGTGGATGTCTTTTTATCTCCTCGGAAAATTGATCATGTCGCCCGATTCGTAGAACTCCCAGCTGTCGACTCACATGGAGAAATCCCCACTATTCTTGTTGTGAACCTTCAG ATTCCGCTTTACCCTGCAACACTTTTCCAAAATGAATATGACGGGGCAGGGATGAATTTCGTTATCTATTGCAAGCTTTCGGAGAACTATTCGCAAGATCTTCCACTTCATTTTCGGGAAAATATCAAG AAAATAATTGCCAACGAGACTGAGAAGATTAAGGGTTTTGCCATAGACACGAATGCACCATTCAGGGAAAGATTAAAGATCTTAGGCCGAGTCATGAACGTTGATGACCTTCAGTTGAGTTCAGCAGAGAGGAAACTTATGCATGCTTACAACGAGAAGCCAGTTCTTTCGCGTCCTCAACACGAGTTTTACTTG GGAGAAAACTACTTAGAGATCGACTTGGATATCCACAGATTCAGCTACATTGCACGGAAAGGATTTGAAACGTTCCAAGACAGACTCAAGCACTGTGTATTCGACTTTGGTCTGACAGTTCAG GGAAACAAACCAGAAGATCTACCAGAGTGCATGTTATGCTGTCTACGGTTGAAAGAAATCGACTACTCTAACTACTGCCAACTTAGCTTCTGA
- the LOC131004952 gene encoding transcription factor MYB35-like gives MGRPPCCDKANVKRGPWTPEEDAKILAYVASHGIGNWTLVPQKAGLNRCGKSCRLRWTNYLRPDLKHDGFTPEEEDCILEMHKTIGSRWSLIARRLPGRTDNDVKNYWNTKLKKKLTKMGIDPITHKPFSQLFSEYGRISGSPITRNRNPFLQTQTGRWVQGNNEPQKIDHFTSYDVVFAQENVVQPCVFNEASSSASASAAALFSSSFSCEASRAPTVPASPFSCNEEYIVECKNVEMLGLGLGNEGVALQEDGNLVSENEVCVDKSESAADTFVEDMLARDMEIRLQFPEIFDENYDY, from the exons ATGGGGAGGCCCCCTTGCTGCGACAAAGCCAACGTGAAACGAGGGCCGTGGACGCCTGAGGAAGACGCCAAGATCCTCGCCTACGTAGCCAGCCACGGCATTGGCAACTGGACCTTAGTCCCTCAGAAAGCAG GCCTTAATAGATGTGGCAAGAGCTGCAGACTTAGATGGACTAACTATCTCCGCCCCGATCTCAAACACGACGGCTTCACCCCCGAAGAGGAAGACTGCATTCTTGAAATGCACAAGACCATTGGCAGCAG GTGGTCTCTGATAGCTAGGCGGCTTCCCGGGAGAACAGACAACGACGTGAAGAACTACTGGAACACGAAGCTGAAGAAGAAGCTGACCAAGATGGGGATTGATCCCATCACACACAAGCCTTTTTCTCAGCTGTTTAGTGAGTATGGGAGGATCAGTGGCTCCCCCATCACCAGGAACAGGAACCCTTTTCTCCAGACCCAAACGGGCCGTTGGGTCCAAGGGAACAACGAGCCTCAGAAGATCGATCACTTCACCAGCTACGACGTTGTGTTTGCTCAAGAAAATGTTGTGCAGCCTTGTGTGTTCAATGAGGCCTCCTCCTCTGCCTCTGCCTCTGCTGCTGCTCTGTTTTCTTCGAGTTTCTCGTGTGAGGCCTCCCGGGCTCCAACCGTGCCCGCCTCTCCGTTTTCGTGCAACGAGGAATACATTGTGGAGTGCAAGAATGTGGAGATGCTGGGATTAGGTTTAGGTAATGAGGGTGTTGCATTGCAAGAAGATGGGAATCTTGTTAGTGAGAATGAGGTTTGTGTTGACAAGAGTGAATCTGCTGCAGATACATTTGTTGAAGACATGTTGGCACGTGACATGGAGATTAGGCTGCAGTTTCCTGAGATTTTTGATGAAAACTATGATTATTGA
- the LOC131004957 gene encoding probable prolyl 4-hydroxylase 7, with protein sequence MDPRLFLLISLCFLVQSSHGKESLLKLTTGVSSAALDPTRVTQISWSPRAFLYRGFLTDEECDHFIDLAKDKLEKSMVADNDSGKSIESEVRTSSGMFLKKAQDAIVAGVEEKIAAWTFLPVENGEAMQILHYEHGQKYEPHFDFFHDKANLEFGGHRIATVLMYLSDVAKGGETVFPNSEISFKQKKGNGLSDCAKQGYSVKPRKGDALLFFSLHPDATTDNASLHGSCPVIEGEKWSATKWIHVRSFEAAPTRSKSDCADEDPNCTAWALKGECEKNPLYMVGSEDNAGYCRKSCKVCSS encoded by the exons ATGGACCCAAGATTATTTCTATTAATTTCTCTGTGTTTTCTTGTTCAATCCTCCCATGG AAAAGAGTCATTGTTAAAATTGACAACCGGTGTTTCTTCGGCGGCGCTTGACCCGACCCGGGTCACCCAAATCTCGTGGAGTCCCAG GGCTTTTTTGTACAGAGGGTTTTTGACTGATGAAGAGTGTGATCATTTCATTGATCTG GCTAAAGATAAGCTGGAGAAATCTATGGTAGCTGACAATGATTCTGGCAAGAGTATAGAGAGCGAGGTCCGGACGAGTTCTGGCATGTTCTTGAAGAAGGCCCAG GATGCAATAGTAGCTGGTGTCGAGGAGAAAATTGCCGCATGGACTTTCCTCCCTGTAG AAAATGGAGAGGCTATGCAGATTTTGCATTATGAGCATGGCCAAAAGTACGAGCcacattttgatttttttcatgaCAAGGCTAATCTAGAATTTGGCGGTCACCGAATCGCTACTGTGCTCATGTATTTATCGGATGTGGCAAAGGGCGGAGAAACAGTTTTTCCTAATTCTGAA ATTTCGTTTAAACAGAAAAAGGGCAACGGCTTGTCTGATTGCGCCAAACAAGGGTACTCAG TGAAACCTAGGAAAGGCGACGCATTGTTGTTCTTCAGTCTCCACCCGGATGCCACCACTGACAACGCGAGCTTGCACGGGAGCTGCCCCGTCATTGAAGGCGAGAAATGGTCCGCAACCAAGTGGATCCACGTCCGGTCCTTCGAAGCTGCACCGACCAGGTCAAAGAGTGATTGTGCCGACGAGGATCCCAACTGCACGGCGTGGGCTCTCAAAGGGGAATGCGAGAAGAACCCGTTGTACATGGTCGGATCCGAGGATAACGCCGGTTATTGCCGGAAGAGCTGCAAGGTCTGCTCCTCTTAG